A part of Gossypium hirsutum isolate 1008001.06 chromosome A07, Gossypium_hirsutum_v2.1, whole genome shotgun sequence genomic DNA contains:
- the LOC107932933 gene encoding chitinase 2 has protein sequence MDLCMLVVSLILEIIFIALFSSHPVVAANSKLFREYIGAEDKGVTFSDVPINEDVDFHFILSFAIDYTTSSSSPPSPTNGDFRVYWDTQNLNPSHVSSLKTHYWNVKVAMSLGGDTIANNEKVYFSPKTINSWVRNAIHSVTDISRRYHLDGIDIDYEHFHADADTFAECIGRLLFFLKQNGVVSFASLATYNDDSAQPHYLALWRKYGHVIDYVNFQFYAYEKCTNISQFLKYFDEQSSNYRGGKVLVSFGTDGSGGLSPENGFFMACRRLKHQGKLHGIFVWSADDSMKDGFRYEKLSQTLLAK, from the coding sequence ATGGATTTATGCATGCTTGTTGTTTCTCTCATTCTTGAGATCATCTTCATTGCTCTATTTTCCTCACACCCTGTAGTAGCAGCTAACTCGAAACTCTTTAGAGAATACATAGGAGCTGAGGACAAAGGTGTTACCTTTTCAGATGTACCCATCAATGAAGACGTAGATTTTCACTTCATCCTTTCCTTTGCTATTGATTACACCACCTCTTCTTCTTCCCCTCCTTCCCCCACCAATGGTGATTTCAGGGTTTACTGGGATACACAAAACCTCAACCCTTCTCATGTATCCTCCCTCAAAACACATTATTGGAATGTGAAGGTAGCTATGAGTCTAGGAGGCGATACAATAGCCAACAATGAGAAAGTATACTTCAGCCCTAAAACAATCAATTCCTGGGTTAGAAATGCCATTCATTCCGTAACAGATATATCAAGACGGTATCATTTGGATGGCATAGATATCGACTATGAACACTTCCATGCAGATGCTGACACATTCGCTGAGTGCATTGGGCGACTTCTTTTCTTCCTAAAACAAAATGGGGTTGTCTCATTTGCATCATTAGCAACTTATAATGATGATTCCGCGCAACCCCATTACTTGGCCTTGTGGAGGAAGTACGGGCATGTCATAGACTACGTTAACTTTCAGTTCTACGCCTATGAAAAGTGTACAAATATTTCTCAATTCCTGAAATACTTCGATGAACAGAGCTCTAACTACAGAGGTGGTAAGGTCCTAGTGAGCTTTGGCACCGATGGAAGCGGAGGGTTGTCTCCGGAAAATGGGTTCTTTATGGCATGTCGCAGGCTGAAGCATCAGGGGAAACTTCATGGCATATTTGTTTGGTCAGCGGATGACTCCATGAAAGATGGTTTCCGCTATGAGAAACTCTCACAAACCCTGTTGGCCAAATAA
- the LOC107932932 gene encoding BTB/POZ domain-containing protein At5g60050, which produces MASREVSAMIKQGFISDPTPSLSSSPSRTTSTITTSKLYTPSSSPPPPQTEPTRPFPNQTLFEMMSEEHLRDSKAIEESRKKTQTRIAKFLDELKTCSSNDWGLGSGDVRLTVVSRDGHRVSMDVHKRVLSEKSRFFAEKLSQRKEKGVSHTVEISECDDVEVYVETVVLMYSDDLKKRLIGENVNKVLALLQVSAAIMFDAGISSCLEYLEAVPWSEDEEEKVLSLLCQLELHGSMTEVLQRVLSEPSTSVRTDDIFLKLLSGVLQAKDDKARREMKTLISRLLREDSFDYNSRVDVSKDILYHLCHRCLCSLVLCLSEAMCMDSSRQDRGVLMAEIAREADNLQWLVDILIDKRMANDFVKLWADQKELAELHSKIPTMYRHEISRITAQLCIAIGRGNILVPKDSRFSLLSTWLDALYEDFRWMRRASRSVDKKLIEEGLSQTILTLSLRQQQVILLNWFHRFLNKGDDYPNIQRAFEVWWRRAFIRQYADVPDSSQMQITICNYPT; this is translated from the exons atggcTTCAAGGGAAGTATCTGCTATGATAAAACAAGGCTTTATTTCGGACCCAACACCGTCTTTATCTTCCTCTCCATCAAGAACAACTTCTACAATCACCACCTCAAAACTCTATACTCCTTcctcttctcctcctcctcctcaaaCTGAGCCAACTCGCCCTTTTCCCAATCAAACCCTCTTTGAAATGATGTCGGAGGAACACCTCCGTGACTCCAAAGCCATTGAAGAGTCTCGCAAAAAGACGCAAACCCGAATTGCTAAATTCCTCGATGAACTCAAAACCTGTAGCTCCAACGACTGGGGGCTGGGATCAGGTGATGTAAGGCTCACCGTAGTCTCTAGGGATGGGCATAGAGTGTCAATGGATGTGCACAAAAGAGTTTTATCTGAGAAAAGTAGGTTCTTTGCTGAGAAGTTGAGTCAAAGGAAAGAGAAAGGAGTTTCTCACACCGTGGAAATCAGTGAATGTGATGACGTGGAGGTTTATGTGGAAACTGTGGTTTTGATGTACTCTGATGATTTGAAGAAGAGGTTGATTGGTGAAAATGTTAACAAGGTCTTGGCTTTGCTTCAG GTTTCTGCGGCTATtatgtttgatgctggaattaGTTCGTGCTTGGAATATCTGGAAGCTGTCCCCTGGTCCGAGGATGAAGAGGAGAAAGTCCTATCTCTTCTCTGCCAACTTGAGCTTCATGGCTCGATGACTGAAGTTCTTCAGAGAGTATTATCCGAACCATCTACTTCTGTGAGAACAGATGACATCTTCTTGAAGCTACTTAGTGGTGTTCTTCAAGCAAAAGATGATAAAGCGCGTCGAGAAATGAAAACTCTTATTTCACGGTTACTCAGAGAAGATTCGTTTGATTATAACAGCCGGGTTGATGTCTCCAAAGATATCCTTTATCATCTTTGTCATAGATGTCTTTGTTCTCTCGTGCTCTGCTTATCTGAAGCTATGTGCATGGACAGCAGCAGGCAAGATCGAGGAGTTTTAATGGCTGAAATAGCTCGAGAAGCTGACAACTTGCAGTGGCTAGTTGATATTCTAATCGATAAAAGGATGGCAAATGACTTCGTGAAATTGTGGGCAGATCAAAAGGAACTTGCAGAACTCCATTCCAAGATCCCCACCATGTACCGACATGAAATCAGCAGGATCACTGCTCAACTATGTATCGCAATTGGTAGAGGAAACATCTTGGTGCCCAAAGACAGCCGATTCTCTCTGCTGTCAACATGGTTGGACGCTCTTTACGAAGATTTTAGATGGATGAGAAGGGCTTCTAGATCTGTAGATAAAAAACTAATTGAAGAAGGACTCAGTCAGACAATTCTTACCCTTTCGTTGCGACAACAGCAGGTTATTCTGCTCAACTGGTTCCATCGGTTTCTGAATAAAGGGGATGACTATCCCAATATCCAGAGAGCATTTGAAGTTTGGTGGAGAAGAGCCTTCATTAGACAGTACGCTGACGTGCCTGATAGTTCTCAGATGCAAATAACCATCTGCAATTATCCAACCTGA
- the LOC107932918 gene encoding pentatricopeptide repeat-containing protein At5g18390, mitochondrial — protein MVRRMTKEGFVPDIATFNSLVETICKTEEIDFCIDMYHSVCKLGLCPDINTYKILILAASKVDRTDEVFRLLNNSIEQGYKPFPSFYAHIIKGLCKKGQFDDAFSFFGEMKIKGHAPNRLVYTMLITMCGHAGRFVEAANYLVEMTELGLAPISRCFDIVTDGLKNCGKHDLAKRIEQFEVSLRRV, from the coding sequence ATGGTAAGAAGAATGACCAAGGAAGGGTTTGTGCCTGACATTGCTACATTTAATTCTTTGGTGGAAACAATCTGTAAAACTGAGGAGATTGATTTCTGCATCGATATGTATCATAGTGTTTGTAAATTGGGGCTTTGTCCGGATATTAATACTTACAAAATATTAATACTTGCAGCTTCAAAAGTCGATAGGACTGACGAGGTATTTCgacttttaaataattcaattgaACAAGGTTATAAGCCATTCCCTAGTTTTTATGCACATATAATCAAAGGCTTGTGTAAGAAAGGGCAGTTTGATGATGCATTTAGCTTTTTCGGTGAGATGAAGATCAAGGGTCATGCTCCAAACAGACTAGTCTATACAATGTTGATAACAATGTGTGGACATGCAGGCAGATTTGTAGAGGCAGCAAATTATTTGGTGGAAATGACTGAGCTGGGGTTAGCACCAATTTCAAGGTGCTTTGATATAGTTACTGATGGTTTAAAGAATTGTGGGAAGCATGATCTGGCTAAGAGGATAGAGCAGTTTGAGGTTTCCCTTCGACGTGTTTGA